From Motacilla alba alba isolate MOTALB_02 chromosome 9, Motacilla_alba_V1.0_pri, whole genome shotgun sequence, a single genomic window includes:
- the LOC119704700 gene encoding putative coiled-coil domain-containing protein 195 — protein sequence MEGSPHLLQVIRKMRSQIHKLERENRALRGELRGCGQTAAPARPDGSGGARRWEQPALGAEGPAASPASPASPASLQGGAAAAPAPREQTDTAMTVRRYSTVSPAPAPSSTRSHWAGRKPPSTGLLEVPGSAQPPAPPAAAQLSREEEGGLGKSPASCLSYSHSSNVKLFQEHVCKCQGKVKAVSFLLPTDM from the exons atgGAGGGGAGCCCGCACCTCCTGCAGGTCATCCGCAAGATGCGCTCCCAGATCCAcaagctggagagggaaaacaGGGCCCTGAGGGGAGAgctgcggggctgcgggcagaCAGCGGCGCCGGCACGGCCAGATGGGAGCGGCGGAGCGAGGAGATGGGAGCAACCCGCCCTCGGTGCGGAGGGACCGGCGGCATCCCCGGCATCCCCCGCATCCCCCgcatccctgcagggaggcGCCGCGGCCGCTCCAGCGCCGAGGGAGCAGACAG aTACTGCCATGACTGTGAGACGCTACTCCACCgtctccccagctcctgctccttccagcacaAGGTCCCACTGGGCTGGCAGGAAGCCTCCAAGCACTGGACTCCTGGAGgtgccaggcagtgcccagccaccagcccctcctgctgcagcacagctcagcagggaagaggagggagggctTGGAAAATCACCAGCCAGTTGTCTCTCCTACAGCCACTCCAGCAACGTGAAGCTGTTCCAGGAGCATGTCTGCAAGTGCCA